The following DNA comes from Miscanthus floridulus cultivar M001 chromosome 5, ASM1932011v1, whole genome shotgun sequence.
tcccaaaagtgatggccagtaaatgtagttccgaggtcagtgatgatgctgttcgggagaccaaatatgtggatgatgtctttgaagagctcgactgctttctttgcagtagccgagacgagcggtttatactcaatccacttggagaacttatcaatggcgacgtatatGTACCGAAAGCCACTTGGCACTGGCTTGAAAGTcctaatcatatccagtccctagcatgcgaagggccaggaagctgggatggtttgtagctcttgtgccggcacatgtatttgcttggcaaaaaattgacatccttcataaTGTCGTACAACGTCTTCTACATCGAAGATGGCtatgggccagtagaaacctgctTCGAAAAGCCTtgctgactagtgttcttgaggccgcgtgattgccgtaggaactagagtgaatttcgagaagtagcttcactccctcttcgtgggtgatgcatttctatagaatcccttccttggcacttttcctcatcaagttgccgtctaccagcacgtaatgcttccTTCATcaaattaggcattcggttttagtTTTGTTGGCGGGTActtcggtgctggtgaggtacttgatgaattgttccttcCAATCAGTGGCCGGCGAAATTACCGATAGTACAAGCTGCTCGGTGACGGGAACTTCCTGTACTTCCTTATCTTTCTTAATAGACGACGCtaggagatcttgaatgaagacccccgaTGGACTCAcggcgcgagaagagcccaacttagaTAAATGGTCGGGGACCTGATTTTGGTCGCTtaccacgtggtggtattcgatgccgtagaatttttcttcaagttttctaacttcggcgcaatatgcatccatcttctcgctggagcaagaccagtctttgttaagctagttgattatcagcgtggagtccccgtataccatgagtcATTTGATGCTGAGCTCAATGGCtgtacggagtccatggagacatgcttcatattcagcggcattgttggaggccaaaaagtgtatccggagaacgtatcagagcttatcctttgtgggcgtaatgaacagaatgcctacaccaacaccattgatgttaagggcgccattgaagtacatcacctagtgctcggggcaagtggcggcgataGGCTATTGGATCTCGGttcactcagcgatgaaatcagcgagcgcctgagacttgatcgtaggcctgcttcaaaattcaatggagtaagtgtcgagctcgacagcccacttgatgatacggctgttggcctctttgttacggaggatgtcccctagagggaactcagagACCACGGTgaccttgtaatactcaaagtggTGGTGGAGCTTATGTGGTGTAATCAAGATGGCGTATAGCAacttttggacctgaggataacaagttttggactcgttaaggacctcgctgatgaggTATActggacattgcaccttataggcatgcccagcCTCCTCGTGTTCGACCACGATGGCTGTGTTGACGACACgggaagtagcggcgatgtagatcaggagagtttcatctagccatagcgccgtcatgatcggaggctttgttaggaacaccttgagctgctcaaaagctgtttCTGCCTCTTCCGACCAGTAAAagcgcttggaggccttgaggagtttgaagaacggtagcccttttttgctgaggcgcgatatgaagcggcttaaagcagccatgtagcctgtaagtttctgtatatccttgatgcatgttggccatttcatgttggcgatggcggagaccttgtcagggttgggttcaATGCCATGAGCGCTGATAATGTAGCCCaccagtataccggatggaactccaaagatgcactttgaagggttcaacttccatcggtactttttcaggttggcgaacgtttcttcgaggtcggcaataagattgtcggcggtcctagacttgacaaccacatcatcgatgtaagccttGATGTTGCGACCGATCtgtgatcgaggcacatctaaatggccctttgataggttgccccagcgttcttaagtccgaaggacatggtgatGTAGCAGTATGCAACAAAGGGCGTGATGAACAACGTCTTgacctggtcttcttccttgagggagatctagtgatagccagactaacagtcaaggaaggagagcagttcgtagccggcggtggagtctacaaccttgtctattcgAGGCAAACCgaaagggtctttagggcagtgtttgttaagatcagtataatcaacacatattctccattccttattctttttttgaacgagaacagggtttgctaaccactcaagatagtatacttcttttataaatccgacagctaggagccattttatttctaccctaatagcctccttcttgtctggcgtgaatcggtggagtttctgcttgatcggtttggcggtcggcgagacatttaaggagtgctcgatcttctcccgtggtacccccagcatgtctacaggtttccaagcaaacacgtcgatgttggcacgtaggaaggagatgagcgcgccttcctatttgggtcaaggtgagccccaatcttcacggtcttgaaagggtcgtcgaggccgaggccaacctcctttatttccttggacttggcagaggcacggggaggctccagctctaggatctccatgtcgtcggcgAGCaatgtcttggcttcggtgaccacactggccatctggatggagaggtcagtggctttgacgagagcgagactctctgtcttgtaggcataggcgatggagaggttggcccacaaggccagaactcctgcaggcgaaggcatctttagcaccagataaacatagtgcggtatagccatgaacttggctagagctggccaaccaagtatggcgtggtaggcggtgttgaagtcagcgacgtagaagttgatgtgttcgacgtggtagttgcttgccgtgccaaactgtactggtagggtgatctcccaaagcggtttggaggccctaccaggtaccacaccctaaaaggaggagtcagagggtgtgagatctgataacccaaggcctagctcctttagggctcagGTGAAGAGGAGATTTAGGGCGCTCCCACCGTCCACGAGCACCTTTCTGAAAAGCACGTTCTGGATGGTTGTGCCggggacgagggggaaacgccctatgtaggggatgttcgcccactggttggccctactgaaggtgatgggtacctcggaccatgggcgataactAGGGTTAGCGGTGTCGTCTTCCGTAGTGACGGAGAGCACCCGCCGTGcggtgagcttccgttctcttctgcttTCAGTGGTGGCGAGACCCCCGaatatggtggcgaccaccttgtcgtggtactagaaggcattgttgttacccccaggtggtcggtggtctctggctccatcgttggtGTCGTCTTCCATCTTTTTGTCCTgaaattccttagccaagccgagatagttcttcatcttgtgtttggcgttcttgtgaagaaaGCATGGGCCAACGAGGATTTTTTGGTATTgctcgtcgtagttgcgcttggtgtGAGGTTGATTGATggcggcgatgatgtggtctagcCGGTGGCGATGATTTTGGCCAGGCTTGGGTCCTTCTATTCGATCACAGCCGTTGTCATGATGGTAACTACGGACATCGAAGTGGCGGTCGTTGTGGCATCGGTCGTCGGGGCGGTCATCTTAGCGGTGAGGTTGGCAATGggtgcctgcatcctcgttgaagcgcacctcggcttcctcggcgtcggtgtATCGGTTGgcagtagtgatcatctcgccaaggCCTATGgacggcttgcggttgaacttggagcgaagctcgcgatggtggagtccttgggtgaaggcggtgatgaccttagcttccgtgatgttgggaatagaattcctcatctcggaaaagcatcaattgtagctacggaggagctcggacagcttctggttgatgcggttgagatcatgcttggtgcctcgacgagtacacgtagccatataattgtcggtgaagactttttagctcttcttaggatccgatggagtctggggcaaggctagtaaaccagctcatggcaggtggtgtgagcatgacggggagatagttcgccatgacactagtgtctcctccggcgacgcggacagcggtggcgtaagcctgtagccactgtgttggattcatccttccctcgtagggctcgaccctagtaattttgaaaccatggggccattgGAGTGTTTGGAGCGCCCTCATAAACACTGGAGGCCCTTCGGGGTTGTGGTCGGTGTTGGCTGCAGCGTTGCCAGCGTCGATCTGCTTGAGAGCTAAGTCCAGGTTTCCAtactcctgctcgtactcctagcggcggtgcacttcgtcttcatggcgatcgaagcgacgttgctcgatacgccatcgtgcatcccggaggttgctgaggtgcactcgagcgtcctattcgacctcctagtcatgttggcgatggtgttcggcacGATGGCCCCTGGCTCCCCCTATAGAGGCAGTGACTGGTCAGtgaaacggctttgactggggcggcgattggatctcagCGCAGCTGACTAGCGAATCGTGCTCGTGGAGCacaaaggtctctgatcctcgtgaatctcattaacctgacagtgtgccgctttaagcatggtggcgaccttggcgagctcgggcgtctgcgggaggCGGGCGAGCACGTTGGCGGCCACTGTCAGattagcgcttggagtcttgaagacatcgtgGCCATCAACGCGGAGAAACTCTTTGTTGAGGTCACGGTGGAGTggaagtggccttccttgtgagtcgagctaattatttcgagcagcctcggcccGTGCAATAGCTGCCTCATTTTCTCGACGCTGCGCACGGTTGACGTTCCGGTTCTCATGAGCGACGCGTTCCTCCTTGGTTTCGCTGTTCCaaggagggctatcgatgctgacgttgaagatcgcgccaccccggaagggtggaaAAAGGAGCTGCTCGATGAAGGtatcggcgagggtctccgtagagccctaagactcggaGCCTAGGTTTTCCTCCGAGATGGTCTGGAGGGACACTCCAGGGCACCAGTctacgtgtagcatgttgatggttGGCGGAGGCTGAACAGCGAGCTGGTCGGCGAGTGGATGGGCATatcccacctggtcggcgaatttccCCCTCAGGGCGTCTTGGTAAGTAACGACAACGTTGGTGAGCCTGAAGGCTAGAGCCGTAAGTCCTGAAGTTTTtcaagcagcctccgatagatctagatcggagggtggtcagtGCTAAACCAAAGTATCCAGGGCCGATTCGGCgacggagaggcaatcggtgagcttcaaatcgacccgatcgatggattcgatcagattgtcattgttgatctgcctcctctggtagcgaggaagcgggtggcGGGTCGTTGATGAAGGAGATCtcggaagtggttccaagatcggatctgctatTGCAGGCGCGAGGGTGGTCAGCACAGAAACGATCTACACCGGCTTGAGGAGCTcaccgactccgtcagcgttgatgacccacgagatggatccgaccgtgaagatctggccaggctgcggaagggacgaagagcctgtggaaaaagccatcttgatcaataaggaaatagcacgcacagcccctacctggcgcgccaactgtcgacagaatatcgtcgatagtcctccgaggggtatcccacgaaggtagattgatcggcagaggagcgtgagatcaaggacaagaaggcaatagagacacacgagttagacaggttcaggccgtcagtatgacgtaataccctactcctgtggtctgttggtttgtattagctatcgtctgatattgcgtgtgtttagaGGGGTCCCTGCCGCCTTATATAGACCGGAGAGcatggttacaagtcggttagatctgagagataaccggaaagtaataactaattacaggaatcttgtgatcatacatatcctaacatatctcgtagtatctttgggatatcttccagatgtcttgcggaaggcgtcgaccagagtcgtgccccgcaaggcgtcgtcttgtgggctgggccgcccctgagggcgcagcccatgtggtctgccgtgggtatccggggtcatacccccacaggagggtaggctccgcctcggccAACGTCTAAGGGCCGgccctgcctcgcccgatccatCGAACACAGTTCCTAACAGAAGTTCacgtcgccgccaaccactacgggctagAAAGTACCACTCAAGGTCAAACCTCTGGCATCGTGCAGGAAGCGATCACATCTCAGCATGACCCATCCCTGCGACATGTCATTCtggggaactcacatcgcccatagtgacggacgcatggtcactgtgctgccaactccttgcctgaccaccgtccaacgtcagtcaaccggcgtcagttgactggcactgtaccgcTAGCCTCCCGTATGGTTTTCTGTCAGAGGACCCTCTGACCATTCCGTCCGCTCGGATGGGACGGAAGACAAGAATGGCGCACGACGCCTGCACGTAAGCTGCAGTGGCCAATAGGACCCCGGTACGCCGCCGCTGCCATcacgatctacagggtcagcgggacccacgcAAAGAGGAGGGCGGCGCACCTCCGGGAGCCTGATTTTCTCTTTCCTTTTTCCTCCTCCCTTCGGTGGTTAAAATCCCCTGCTtccccttgacctataaaagggaaagcagtgcGTCCTACTGAAGGGATCGATTCATCGAAAAAACACGTCACatcacaccagagacttgggagctacctccctctctcgctagtttgtaaccccctactacaaactcagtgctagtaacacgagcagctcaaaactggacgtagggatattcagcccgaaGCAGTATAattcttgtgtcctcttagcacatcaTTCGGGTTAGACGCGTAATATACAAATTTTCTAGCCGGTGTCtaatcgaaacaccgacaacattTCACTAGAGTATCTCTACCAGACATTTCATTTTAATGCCTGCATTTATAAGCACATAATTTGGGTGCTTTATTTTGCAGGCCTTGAAGCTATCAGCTCCTCTTGCAACTGGTCTTATCTTGGTCTCATGTTGCCCTGGTGGACAAGCGTCAAATGTTGCAACTTATATATCCAAGGGAATTGTTGCGCTTTCAGTTCTTATGACCACGTAAGCTTGATGTTTTGCTTGCAAAAGAAAGGAATTTGTTTGGTACTTATGTTAATCTCTTTGACATCCATACACCTGCATCTTTCCTGAGCTTCTTTATCCATTACTAAAGCTGTAGATACTTAGCATCCGCATGCATGTATCCTTTTTTTAAGAATATACACTGCATATCTTTGCATTAAGAATAATAATAACTTTTAAGAGTTCAAAATTGAGCCACCAGGGTCACTCGCACACATTTGCAATATTGACATCACGCACACAGTTACTCGTGCACATTTGCTCATGCTATGGGATTATACACATCTGTCCTGACACCGTTTCATTTTCTGTTGCACTTATCATTTTATTATTGTGCTATCTGTTTCCAGGTGGAGCATTTAATTGCTAAAGGTTTATACTATCACAATCACAATATTGATTTGGACAGTGCATTCCTGTTGCCAGTTTCTATTGCTAGCTTTATGTTGTCGAGTTGATCTTATGCCAGATCTCTCTGTAACATCAGTCCCGCGATTTAATGCCAACAATGCTCTGCTGTTGTCTGAATCAAAATTTGGATTTAGTTGAGGATTCCATGGTGAAATTTTggagtgaaaaaaaaaacttttggaATTAACATAGGCAATGTCAAGTTTAACTAGCTTCTAGTCATAAATCACTTACGAGGTTTATACCCTCTGTAGTATCATAGCAGAAGATGTTTGTGTAATATTTTTCTGTAGAATTTGATTTGCAGGTCATTGACTGTTGCATGTAGTATTTCTGATTTCACTTTATTGTTCTGTTATGCTACTTAGTTTTTGATTTAGAGATATTCTTTCGATGCTATTTATGCTTCCTTCAGCCTACTTCTCTATTGCATTCTAACATTCCCCCCGTGCATGTTATAGTTGCTCAACTATTGGTGCTATAGTGATGACACCCCTCTTGACAAAACTCCTTGCTGGTCAACTAGTTCCTGTTGATGCAGCAGTAAGGACACTACAATCCTGTTCCAATTTGTTTCCTTAATTATGTCTGCCTGAGTTAAAAGGATATTTTGTTTACGCAGGGATTGGCCATCAGTACTTTCCAGGTTGTTTTGGTGCCGACTGTTGTTGGAGGTGCTTAAAAAGCTTAATGGGAGATTAATTTACTGACTTTTAGTGTCTTAGAAATATTTTATGACAGCTGGTGTGACTATTTCTTTCACTATTCAGTATTGGCCCATGAATATTTTCCTAAGTTGACTGAGCGCATTATCACTGTAACGCCCCTGATCGGTGTCCTCCTCACCACTTTGCTTTGCGCAAGCCCTGTAAGTCTTATAAAGAACTTTCCTGAGTAAGATTCAAGCCTTTGTATAACTGTTAGTAATTCAAaatcatttttttatatatttcatgaAAACCAAAATCCACTTTTGTTGAGTTAAAGAAAACGCAATAACCCATTCTAACCTGAACAAGCATGTGATGATTCTAAGCATGGTCAGGTGTCCTTATATTTTCTTAAATAGTAATGAGTATAGGTATATCCTATTCCCTTATACTCCCTGCTTTCAAATTGTAAGTggttttagttttgtcctaagttaaaCTTGTCTAGCTTTGaccaagttaaaaaaaaaagacatacccagtgcagagagcttccgCCCTGtgcgggaccttccggtcacaggcggtaagactctaccgcttgcaccaggcccgcccttcctaGCTTGACcaagttgatagaaaaaatatattaacatctacaatatCAATAAATATACTATCAAAATACATGTCATGTTGTATATAATGAATCTTGTTTGATGTTGCAGATGTTTGTGCATTTtattataaacttggtcaaagctaAAGAAGTTTTACTTAGGACAAAGCTAgcatgacttacaatttggagcTAATGGAGTATATTAGTAAATAGTTGCTCCTCATAATGATATTTTGAATAGTATGAATGGGATACTATTTTTTTCTCTAGTTTTGATTCAAAACTGAACTTTTGCAAGATTGGACAAGTCGCAGAAGTGTTGAAAACTCAAGGTGGTCAACTTATTTTCCCTGTCGCTCTGCTTCATGTTGCTGCATTTGCTCTTGGGTACTGGTTATCGAGATTATCTACCTTTGGGGAATCAACCTCTAGGACCATCTCAATTGAATGTGGGATGCAGGTAAAGATATGTTGATATGCTCAGGTTTAATCTGTTCTCATCTAGGCATAGAAATTTGTAGCACCGTTCAAAGCTAGATGGTTCTTATTCGTTGTTTGGGATGTTATTGGATAGTTATGGACAAGTAAAGAATCAATTTGATCAATTATTTGTATAAATTACTCTGCTTGTATGGTTTGTTATGTATTATGTAGGTTGCTTAAACACCAATATTCGTAACATTATTTTGCTGCCTAATCGCTCAAACATGTTATCTGTCAATTGGTTGATGATGTGTAGACGGCCCCTTGATGAATATGTTTAGTTTTCCACTATTGATATAAAA
Coding sequences within:
- the LOC136454910 gene encoding probable sodium/metabolite cotransporter BASS2, chloroplastic, whose protein sequence is MGISHLVGEFPPQGVLALKLSAPLATGLILVSCCPGGQASNVATYISKGIVALSVLMTTCSTIGAIVMTPLLTKLLAGQLVPVDAAGLAISTFQVVLVPTVVGVLAHEYFPKLTERIITVTPLIGVLLTTLLCASPIGQVAEVLKTQGGQLIFPVALLHVAAFALGYWLSRLSTFGESTSRTISIECGMQSSALGFLLAQKHFTNPLVAVPSAVSVVCMALGGSALAVYRRNKGLPANDKDDFKE